A genomic window from Caldicellulosiruptor kronotskyensis 2002 includes:
- a CDS encoding ABC transporter substrate-binding protein produces the protein MRSSKRLLSILSIVVVISFILGIGIIGNAGSSKLVKPLKPTPEAKKPITLTMYSAETNPNDDGFKSPVAQKIKELTGVTLKIEYAIAQGAGQQKIQLMAASGDYPDLVYAKGDLQLLKNAGGIVQLDSLIEKYGPNIKKAYGKNLKRLRWSPQDPHIYCLGITTDNDATLDVNGGFMVQHRVVIEQNYPKIRTIKDFENVIVNYWKKHPTTDGLPTIPLTLSADDWRTVISVTNPAFQATGAPDDGEFYVDPKTLKVIRHYKRPIEKEYFKWLNHLWNAGILDRETFVQKDDQYKAKIASGRVLALIDAGWAVGEPITALKKAGKYEYTYGYYPVTVNEKIKQCPPDVKVGYTGGWGVAITVKCKDKVRAIKFLDWMCTEDANILRQWGIEGVHHTYINGKRVFTPKYDQMRKTDPTFAKKTGIGPYIYPFPRLPNTYIDSTGNPIAPDTRKEDIRKNYSDVEKKVLSAYKAEIWKDLFPKSNEYPEKTWGYLWMISIDDPNIKTINDKIWNYTLSTIPKVVMAKEKDFDKVWNEFLDGFEKLGNSKVEEYYTKRIKQNIELWTK, from the coding sequence ATGAGGAGCTCAAAAAGGTTACTTTCGATTTTATCAATTGTAGTGGTTATAAGTTTTATATTAGGAATCGGTATTATTGGAAATGCTGGAAGTTCAAAGCTTGTGAAGCCACTCAAACCAACACCCGAAGCAAAAAAGCCAATTACTCTCACTATGTACAGTGCTGAAACAAACCCAAATGACGATGGATTTAAGTCACCAGTTGCACAAAAGATAAAAGAACTTACAGGTGTTACATTAAAGATTGAGTATGCCATAGCTCAAGGTGCTGGTCAACAAAAAATTCAGCTAATGGCTGCAAGTGGTGATTATCCAGACCTTGTGTATGCAAAAGGAGACTTACAACTTCTTAAAAATGCTGGTGGTATTGTACAGTTAGATAGTTTAATAGAAAAGTATGGTCCCAACATTAAAAAAGCATATGGAAAAAATCTCAAGAGGCTTAGATGGAGTCCTCAGGATCCGCATATATACTGTTTGGGGATAACAACAGATAATGATGCAACACTTGATGTAAATGGTGGATTTATGGTTCAGCACAGGGTAGTAATTGAACAAAATTATCCTAAGATTAGGACAATAAAAGATTTTGAAAATGTAATAGTAAATTACTGGAAAAAACATCCTACAACAGACGGACTTCCAACCATTCCTTTGACACTTAGTGCTGACGATTGGCGAACGGTTATTTCTGTTACAAATCCAGCTTTCCAGGCAACAGGTGCACCTGACGATGGAGAGTTTTATGTTGACCCAAAAACTTTGAAAGTGATAAGACATTATAAACGTCCAATTGAAAAAGAATATTTCAAATGGTTAAATCACTTATGGAACGCAGGAATTCTTGATAGAGAGACATTTGTCCAGAAAGACGACCAGTATAAAGCTAAAATAGCATCTGGAAGAGTTCTTGCTTTAATTGACGCAGGTTGGGCAGTGGGTGAACCAATCACTGCTCTCAAAAAAGCAGGCAAATACGAATACACATACGGCTATTATCCTGTTACAGTTAATGAAAAGATAAAACAATGTCCGCCTGATGTAAAAGTTGGATACACAGGTGGCTGGGGTGTTGCTATAACAGTAAAGTGCAAAGATAAGGTGAGAGCAATTAAATTCCTTGACTGGATGTGCACCGAAGATGCTAATATCTTAAGACAATGGGGTATTGAAGGTGTTCATCACACATATATAAATGGTAAGAGAGTATTTACACCAAAATATGACCAGATGAGAAAAACTGATCCTACATTTGCAAAAAAGACTGGGATAGGTCCTTACATTTACCCGTTCCCGAGACTGCCTAATACGTATATTGATTCAACAGGAAATCCAATTGCACCTGACACGAGAAAAGAAGATATAAGAAAGAACTATAGCGATGTTGAGAAGAAAGTATTGTCTGCATATAAAGCAGAGATTTGGAAAGACTTATTCCCAAAATCAAATGAGTATCCAGAAAAAACATGGGGTTATCTCTGGATGATTTCAATTGATGATCCTAATATCAAAACAATTAACGATAAAATTTGGAACTATACACTTTCGACCATTCCAAAAGTTGTAATGGCAAAAGAAAAAGACTTTGATAAGGTATGGAACGAATTTTTGGATGGTTTTGAGAAGCTTGGAAACAGCAAGGTTGAAGAATATTATACAAAGAGAATCAAGCAAAACATTGAATTGTGGACAAAATAG
- a CDS encoding MgtC/SapB family protein gives MLQDILKIIFAILAGGIIGIERENVHRPAGFRTHILVCVGSTLVMMTSEYIYDIYYKGHANIDVARLGAQVISGIGFLGAGTIIKDGATVKGLTTAATLWAVACIGLAIGIGYYKGAFLATAAVYLTLILLKKFEVRFVSKGILRTITVEGQNLKSSIQKIDSILTAHSVTIKDIKFMHEETEKVCYKALVLPDTSVNQLITDLYLIEGVSRVTFE, from the coding sequence ATGCTGCAGGATATATTAAAAATCATATTCGCAATCTTAGCAGGTGGAATTATTGGTATTGAACGTGAAAATGTCCACAGACCGGCAGGGTTCAGAACACACATTTTAGTCTGTGTTGGTTCAACACTTGTTATGATGACGTCTGAGTATATCTATGATATTTATTACAAAGGGCATGCAAACATAGATGTTGCAAGGCTTGGCGCTCAGGTCATCTCAGGAATTGGCTTTCTTGGTGCAGGTACAATAATAAAAGATGGCGCAACAGTAAAAGGTTTGACAACTGCAGCAACGCTGTGGGCTGTTGCTTGTATTGGGCTTGCAATTGGAATTGGTTATTATAAGGGTGCATTTTTAGCAACAGCAGCAGTGTATCTTACTTTGATTCTATTGAAAAAATTTGAAGTAAGATTTGTATCAAAAGGAATTTTAAGGACAATTACTGTTGAGGGACAAAACTTGAAAAGTTCTATTCAAAAGATAGATTCAATTTTGACTGCACATTCAGTTACAATTAAAGATATTAAATTTATGCATGAAGAGACTGAAAAAGTCTGTTATAAGGCTTTGGTTTTACCGGATACCAGCGTCAATCAGCTTATAACAGACCTATATCTGATTGAAGGTGTGAGCCGCGTAACTTTTGAGTAA
- a CDS encoding aminotransferase class I/II-fold pyridoxal phosphate-dependent enzyme, with product MGAGQNKVTKEDQSKTPLFDAVKRHIEKNIIPFHVPGHKYGRGLKEFTDFVGQNVMLMDLNGMEDLDNANNPIGVIYEAEKLFASAFGAQYAYFLVNGTTSGVQTMIMSACEPGDEIILPRNAHKSAFGGIILSGAIPVYVQPEVNEELGITMGVTIENVKKAILKHPHAKAVFVINPTYYGIASDLKSITRTAHKFGMAVLVDEAHGAHMGFHNDFPLTAMEVGADMSAVSTHKTGGSLTQSSVLLLRGHRIQPETVKQVLNLTMTTSSSYILMCSIDVARKQLAMYGEEMLEETLRLARMAREEINKIEGLYAFGKELIGTPGVYDFDETKLGINVRRLGITGYEAERILRDEYNIQVEMSDLYNILAIISLGDTQESVEKLIEALRDMAKKLGVKDVKTPTIVLHSPQVIVSPRDAFYSSKKVVDLDNAVGEISGEMVMAYPPGIPLILPGERITKDLVDYIKLLKEEDCQLQGTADPYVNTIRVLGTAD from the coding sequence ATGGGGGCAGGGCAGAATAAGGTGACAAAGGAGGACCAGAGCAAAACACCCTTATTTGATGCTGTAAAAAGACATATTGAAAAGAACATAATACCGTTCCACGTTCCAGGGCACAAATATGGAAGAGGTCTTAAAGAGTTTACCGATTTTGTTGGGCAAAACGTCATGCTAATGGACTTAAACGGTATGGAAGACTTAGACAACGCAAATAACCCAATAGGAGTCATCTATGAAGCCGAAAAACTTTTTGCAAGCGCGTTTGGTGCCCAGTATGCATATTTTTTGGTAAACGGTACAACATCGGGTGTTCAAACAATGATAATGTCGGCGTGCGAACCTGGAGATGAGATAATATTGCCTCGAAACGCACACAAAAGTGCATTTGGTGGGATAATTCTAAGCGGGGCTATACCTGTGTATGTGCAACCAGAGGTCAATGAAGAGCTTGGGATTACAATGGGTGTTACAATTGAGAATGTAAAAAAGGCGATCCTGAAACACCCTCATGCCAAAGCAGTTTTTGTTATAAACCCCACATATTATGGAATTGCAAGTGATTTGAAGTCCATAACAAGGACAGCGCACAAGTTTGGAATGGCTGTTTTGGTAGATGAAGCGCATGGTGCACATATGGGATTTCATAACGATTTTCCGCTCACTGCAATGGAAGTTGGAGCAGATATGAGCGCAGTTTCAACACACAAAACAGGTGGGTCGCTAACGCAAAGTTCAGTACTTCTTCTTAGAGGGCATAGGATTCAACCAGAAACTGTAAAGCAAGTACTAAATCTTACTATGACAACAAGTTCATCTTACATTTTGATGTGTTCTATAGACGTTGCGAGAAAACAGCTTGCAATGTATGGTGAAGAGATGTTAGAAGAAACTTTGCGACTTGCCAGAATGGCAAGAGAAGAGATTAACAAGATTGAAGGGCTTTATGCATTTGGTAAAGAGTTGATTGGAACACCGGGAGTTTATGATTTTGACGAGACAAAACTTGGTATAAATGTCAGAAGACTTGGCATAACTGGATATGAAGCTGAGAGAATTTTGAGAGATGAATATAACATCCAAGTTGAGATGTCTGACCTTTACAATATACTGGCTATAATCTCTTTGGGAGATACACAGGAGAGTGTGGAAAAGCTAATTGAAGCTCTTCGCGATATGGCTAAAAAACTTGGTGTCAAGGATGTAAAGACACCAACAATAGTTTTGCACTCACCACAGGTGATTGTGTCGCCAAGAGATGCCTTTTACAGCTCTAAAAAGGTTGTTGATCTTGACAATGCAGTTGGTGAAATTTCGGGTGAGATGGTCATGGCGTATCCGCCTGGAATACCACTTATTTTGCCAGGTGAGAGAATTACAAAGGACCTTGTTGATTATATAAAGCTTTTGAAAGAAGAGGACTGTCAGCTGCAGGGTACAGCCGACCCTTATGTCAATACAATAAGAGTACTTGGAACAGCTGATTAA